One Pogoniulus pusillus isolate bPogPus1 chromosome 42, bPogPus1.pri, whole genome shotgun sequence genomic window, TAGGGCAGAGACTGAGCCCCCCACAGTGAGGAAGCTTTGCCTTGTGCTCACCTGCAACCTCCTCTGATCCACCTTGCAGCCagtgcccctgcccctggcctatcactggacatcactgaagtGGCCTTGTGTTGAAActgagctcctctgtgacctTGTTTTTAACGTTGATGTGGAATaaaatgcagctgctgaaagcttGAAAGCCTCAGCTGACCTCCACCcctgggaaggtgatggagcaatTCTTGGGGCTTGGATGAGAGGAGCAGCCTTGGATTAGGAGAAGCCAGCACAGCTTTACCACGGGGGAGTCATGTTTGGCCCACCTGAGACCTCTGCTGAGTTCATGCCCAGGCAGATGGTTGATGGCAGAGCTGTGGATGTGGTTATTTGATCCcagaaaagcctttgacacccacagcatcctcacagctgaactgaggcagtgtgggctgggtgctgggagagTGAGGTGgatgggaactggctgaaggacagaagtcagagagctgtggtcaatGGGGCAGAGTCTAGTGGGAGGCCTCTACCTGGTGGAGgctctcaggggtcagtactggggccagtgCTGTTCAGTCTATTCACCAAcaacctggctgagggcactgccagcaggtttgctgatggcaccaaactgggagcagtggtggcacccctcaggctgtgctgccatccagggagacctggacaggctgaagactTGGATGGGAAGAAACTGAAATCCAGCAAGGAGGAGAGTAGGAGAGCggatgcccaggagccagcaacatgtccttgtggccaaagaggccaatggcatcctgaggtacataagaagggctgtggtggatAGGTCcagagagcttctcctgccctgccctggtgaggccacatctggaatactgtgtccagttctgggccactcagttcaaggacctcaaggaactgcttgagagagtccagagccacaaagctctgtaggcagtggaacatctgaggacaggctgagggagcagaggagcctgagggctgccctcattcctGGTGATAAAGATGCAAAGGGATGgagccaggccctgctcaggggtgtccagtgacaggagaaggggcaacaggggcaggctggagcagaggaggtgccacaggagcaggagaactttgtcactgtgagggtgctggagtctggagcagactgcccaaagaggattccaaacccacctggatgtgttctgtgtgacctgccctgggtggtcctcctctggccaggggttggactggatgacctctggaggtcccttccagctgctaatgttctgtggttctgtgatgcacTCACAGGTGGACTCCAGGTACCTCTTTTGCTGTAAcaaagctgtgtgaggagcCCTGAGTGGCCTGTTCAGGATCTGCAGGTTCCAGTCTAATTTAAGTTGCATAAATAAAAGTGTGAAACACAGAAGTGGCTGAGTTGAGTTGTCTCAATCTCTAACAGCCCAGGCCCAGTCTTAACTGACTCCCATCAGTGACCAccaaggagaaaagcagagaacacAACCTTGTGGCTGGAGCTCCTGGTCTGAGTTGCTGCAACTTCTTGGAGGGGGTCTGTGGGGGGGTGTTCTGATGTCATCCATTCACCTGCCACACTCAGAAACTTGGGACACTTCTTTCCATCACTTCTGATGAAGAGGAGGTCTTGATTTTGAGATGGAAATCCACAAAGCCAGGTTTCCCtgaccagcccagggcaggtgtTGGGATTTCTCCCTCCAAGACATGATCTGGAGCTCCTGGAGGTCTGGGAGCTCTGAAAAGCTGGCATTGACCACCCTCAGGGtctgaaaaacaaagagaaggtTTAAATCTCTTCCCCCAGGATGAACAAAGTCTTTCACTTACCTTTAAACCCTGATTTTTGCTGGGCTcatcagggaaggaaaaagcctTTAAGACACAGTGAGAGGaaatctcccttctgcagggctgtgcccacgCCAGGAGACTTCTCTCCCACAGAAACAAACTATTTTCACAGCTTGATCAGGTCATCAGCTGCAGTTAAATGTTGACTGCTTCTGCCATGAGTAGGAGGAGCATTAGAGCAGGAAGAATTACTGCTAGAGCCACTAAATCCTCCTTACATTATTTACTTATTGAATGACTTTTAATCCATTAATTCTCCAAGAGGCCaagggagcaggggaagaggaTGTTTGAAGAGCACCAAACATGAAGCTGCACACAGAGCAAGGCAAAAGAGCTGCCCAAGGGCTGCAAactggcacagtgctgcaggcagaagggCTGAGCTTGGCTCCTGCATGCAGATCATAGGATcagaggatattaggggttggaagagacccaaggagatcatccagtccagtgccccaaccccctgccagagcaggaccacacaatctagcacagatcataaaggaacacatccagactggcctggaaaggctctagagaaggagactccacaacctctctgggcagcctgtgccagggctctgggaaccttccaggcaagaagttcccccttgtgttgagctgcaacctcctgtgctgcagcttccatccactgctcctgctcctatcccagggagcagagtctgtccccccctcctgacccccagccctcagacgtttataagcattgattaaatcccctctcagtcttctccagactaagcagccccaggtccctcagcctccctccaggcccctcatcatcctcaccactctctccagcacatccctgtgcttcttcaactggggagcccaaaactgaaggcagtactcaagaggaggtctcaccagggcagagtagctctgtctgtccaggtctccctggctggcctcacagcctgcagctgtatcagccaagcctcccagtttggtgtcagatGGCTACCAACTCCTGGCAACTCAAGCCTGAAGGGCACAACCTCCTCCATGTATATCCCCAAGAACAGCAGGAATCCTGTTGCTGGAACTCCACTGTGATCCCAAAGCTTATTTACACCTTGGCAAggggagggtcaggctggataaaAGGGAGAGATCTCTTACACCAAGGGTGGGGacagcctggcccagggcacccagagaggtgggggatgtcccatccctggaaccatcccaggtcaggttgtttgaggCTCTGGGCACCCAAAAACCACCAGAAGTGACTGAAGGGAAAGTTTGTGCCttgtgcaggggcagcagctggagctgagtgCAGCTTGCCAGGCTCCCAGAGGAGAGGCCATTCCTGTGGCTTCCAGAGAACTCAGCTCAGCTTAAGCAGCCACACCGGGGGTGGGGGAAGCAATTATTGGCTTTGCCTCTGCTGCATGACAGCAGGTtaggagctgggagagagagTTAGGTGAAGTCTCCTGCTGAGGAAGGTTGCTTGGTGGGGTGGCTGTGTATAAAAGTGAGCTgagaggcaggctggcaggacaGCTTcaggggcaggagagctggaactGCTCTGTGGTCTCTCCCAGCAAGCAGGTAATGAACTTCAGCAAGTTGGCACTGCCTCAGTGCTCAGAGGTGCTTGTGCCAGAAGGAGCCTGCATTGGAGGAGACTGCACAGGGCACTTTGTAAGGAGCAGGGACCTGAGAGCAGAAACTGCCTAAGCTGAACGCATCCCTCCCATACCAAGAGGGACTTGCATGAAGTGTTTGAGGTCCAAACGTTCTTAAACTTTGTCAGGGGGCTCAAGAGTCCTAACTTAGACCTTCATCTGAAATTTCCAGATGTTAAATCTCTCTATGATGAGCTAACTCagacttggagaggctgagaatcCAGCTGTGGCTCCCAGAGGCACTGGGGTGCAGAattggagctccagaactgtaacCTTCTCGACCCTCTGAGATCAAAGCGGAGCTGGAACGTAGTTATGGCCAGAATGTTGCTTTGTTCTCTCACAGGATGGAGAAGTCCACGAAGATCTTTGTCAGTGCTGTCCTGCTTGCCATGTCTGTGGGAATCTGCTTGGCCCAGCACTGGTCTTATGGTCTGCAGCCAGGAGGCAAGAGGAGCACCGAGGACCTGATGGAATCGTTTCAGGAGGTAGGTTGTAGACTGCAactcagaagtctgtccccagcttcctgagcagccctttTAGGTCCTGAGAGGCCAGAGCTGCTCTAGCAGAGAGCTATCTCCTGAAGGCTGTGTCACTGCCCCATGCAGATGGCAGCTCAGATGGACAGCCTGGGGGAGCTGCAGAAGGTTGGCtgcacaggctcccagcagcgtgccaggagcagggagctgcaggaagccATGGTAAGGAAAATGGTTTTGCCTTTACCACTGtgggaatggctcaggctgggaaagcacagggaggaaagagaaaagagatgcaaagggaggagggagaggcatGCAAGTTCACTTgtggcagcagtgctctgccctCGTTCTCTGCATCCCTCTCaagcacctcagagctgcagtccCAGGACAGGGCCAGGTTATTCTTAGGCTCCTGCTGTTGCAATGTCATTACTCACTAAAGCCAAAACAAAGTCAAACACATTCTACCTTCATACTCTGCAGCACTCACAGCTGCTTAACTTCAAAGGCTCACTTTGCCAGCTGAAGGACCAAGCCATAtggaagctgctgctccccaagtCCCTAGGCTGGGAAATGTATTTTCCATTAGATGCTCTAATGCAGTGACAGCAGCAACTCCACGTCCAAGCCACCTGCCAGGGGAAGCACTCCCCAGCAAAAATGTGCTCTTTAATTAACATAGCAACACCTTGAGTGAGCCAGATGGGCACCACCCTCTGCAGTGTCTCTGAGCTGTCCCACAAGTTGGAACACTCAATCTGTGCTTTGGCTTCGGAGCCAAGACCCAAAGTTTCAAGTTCACACTTTGGCCTGAGCAAGGGCCcaggttcagcagcagcagaatcctCCTTAGCACTccctggaggagctggcagtgagcaCAAACCAAAGCACACAATGGGCATGAGTAACTTACCCAGGCAGTGCAGCTGCCCCAAGCACTTCAGGCTCAGAGGTGAGGACAGAAACAGTCAAGGAGGAGCCCAGGTGCAGCAGGATGGGGCACAGGAAGGTGGTTTCCATTTGACCAGCACTCAGGTAGACAGAGAAGGTTAACAGGGCACCTGTGCCACTGGCAGTACCCCTGCCAGATGCCTGCAAGCCTAGCTCTCAGctctctgtgcagctgcttGAGCTCAGAGACATTCCACAGACTGCTGCTTTATGCAGGCTCAGGCCTCATGCCCTGaactgctgtcagcagctgctgggttggcctccaggagctgctgcagcggTGGAGCCATTAACAGATGGGAAACTGGTCATGCCCTTTGGGATGAAAAGGGCCATTATTGGGGTCAGTTACATTATACTGTGCCACCAGACCCATGGGCAGGTGGCAGAGAGACCATGTTGGGTCAGACTGAGGTCACTCTAATCCCCCTTCCAACGGAGATCACAGTGTGAGGAGTTCAGCATCTGCCTGGGCTTTACAATTCCATCATCAaggttattttttccctctaaatCAAGTCCATGATGTGTGCTTGCAGGAAAGCCTGATGGAAGGAGAAGCCAGGCCAAAGAAGATTTAAACCCACAAAGCCAAACAGAAGAAAGGACCCAGAATACCATTTCAAAGCTGTGTTCAAACCAATTCCTCTTCAAATGGCTTTTGCTTAGCTTGTGTTACATGAATAAAGCCTCTGAAGCTGTGTTGGAGTGGCAGAATGGTTATGTGCAgggctcctgtgccagcagtgtgggcactcAGCAGCATGGGGTCTGCCTTGTGTCCTGCAGTGGacacctgggatgggacagcttcagctccacagggacaggggcagtgcccagcctccctggcacagatcacacagtaaCACCACCTCAGGAGAAGCCAAGAGCCAGcttcctgctgcagtgcagccccCTCTGTGCTCTGGCTTCGCTCATTTATTGGAGGAAGGTATTTACAAAGGTGACAGGGGCACACCAGGAGCATCTCTAGCCCTTGCCTCACAGTTAGTGACCCAGGTGccaactgcccagggaggtgcaggCTCCCACCCCCAGGCTCCCTCCTGCACTGCCCTCAGAGCCAGGCTAGGAGCTGTTCTGGTTCCTCATTCAGCTGCTctaagaggaagaaaggaagcccAGGTGATGTCTGCAGTCTTCAGAGGTGGGGCTTGGCACTAAGCCATCACCTACCTCCAGGATCTCCACTCACAGACATGTTCCATGACATCCACATCCTCCTGGATTGAAGACAAACACGTCCCAGGGTCTGTGCTGTCACTAAACCTTTACGATGCCAGCAGTGAAAAGACAACATCAATTAAAGCCACTTAGTGGGGCTGaactgcagcctgctgaggccttgcaCCTCTGCCTCAAACACACAAAGCCTGCACGTGAAAAACAGGCtccaagcagctgcagggatcccAGTGCCAGCAGTCAGCCCAACACAGCACCGAGAGAACCTGTTCACCCTTTGCTCAGCCGCCCCTGTAGCccttggagcagcctctgcagtgcccatccTGCTCTAAAAGGGCTTTAACACTGAGAGGAGCAGGTGAAATCCTGTGCTTTGGGcaagctcctctcctgccaAGGAGCCCCTGACAGCCTATTTCTGCTTTATTTTACCTAGTCCTAGGAAAGGCTCATTCTGGTCTGCTAAAGAATTGAGTCTGCAACAGCAGAAGTAAGAAAGTAGTTTTTAATGAGCTGAACCAATGCAAGAGGGAGCAGCAATGGGCCAGGAATGCTTTCACCACCACCCCAACCACAGCTGAATCAGGCAGCTCCAAGTTCCTGCTTCCATTTACAAGCACAAAAATAAATAAGGAGTGAGGATCTGAGGCTTCAAACTCCCTGCAGATCTGGGGGCACAGTCTGGAGGTCACTGCTGCAAGCTTtcaaagccctgcagctgacagagctgctcccacTGGATCCAGTGTCCCTTCCCAAGCCAATCACCCTGCAGgtgtcagagctgctctcactgGATCCAGTGTCCCTTCCCAAGCCAATCACCCTGCAGgtgtcagagctgctctcactgGATCCAGTGTCCCTTCCCAAGCCAATCACCCTGCAGGTGTCAGAGCTGCTCCCACTGGATCCAGTGTCCCTTCCCAAGCCAATCACCCTGCAGGTGTCAGAGTTGATCCCACTGCATCCAGTGTTCCTTCCCAAGCCAATCACCCTGCAGATGTCAGAGCTGCTCCCACTGGATCCAGTGTCCCTTCCCAAGCCAATCACCCTGCAGGTGTCAGAGCTGCTCCCACTGGATTCAGTGCTTCTTCCCAAGCCAATAACCCACTGCCAGGCAAAGCTGcctgcttccctctgcccccagTGTGGACTGGAGCACTTCTGGAGCCTGGCAGGGTTTAACTAAAAGCTCCTGCAAACAAGTGCTGAGCAGATTCCTCCCCAGCAAAGGAGTCCTCCACCAGCAGAACTGTAACCCTGGCAGCTGCATGATCCAAAGCAGAGGAGAACTCACAGAGTagttggagttggaagggacctctgaagatcatctaggccaGCCCCAAGGAAGGGAGAGGACAGTTAGCCATGCACAAGCcaagtgctctgcagcagccagagccaagcctcctcctgctaaaggacagccacagagcagctcctctccGAGCAGACTTCCTCCCATGAAGTTTctgtgcagggagcagctccctCCATGAAACAAAAGCCTTGGTGGAGGTACAAGGTAGAGAAATAGGTTAAAGATACTAAAGCTGGGTCAAAGAAGTCACTTGGACCCAAAACACCCAAAGTGGTTTGTCTGCTCCAACCTGCCAGAGCATCAGCTGGGACTGCAGCAAAGTCTCCTTTGCTCCTGCTGAGTGGTTACCAAAGCAGCTCAAAGCAAACCTGCCCTGAGAAGGAAACGTAGCCAAGAGTGAAGGAAAAGGCAGATACAGGCAAGGCACAAGTGATCAAGAGGTactgctgggtgctgtgtgAGACCCAGACCAcatcctgctgtgctgcctgaagCACAGCTCTGACCAAAGACAGAAAGTGGGTTGCTGagtgaaggagctgcagaggttcCTCCAGTTCATGTGTGCAGAAGGCAGACAGAGCTTACAGCAGGAAGAGGTGGACAGAAAATGGAGACAAGAAAAGCCTGTGGGGCTCAAGTCAAGCAGTGTCTGTGTCCAAACACAGAGTGTGGAGCTGACAAGTCTCACAGTGCACTCAGAGAGGGAGTGAgccatgggcaacctgtccaGAAAGGCTCAAAGCTTTCccctgaggaggcagcagcccagcagccccagcacacagGCGTGGATGTATCTGATGTGACTGCACTGCAGCTTCCAGAGgggctccagcctgtcctg contains:
- the GNRH1 gene encoding progonadoliberin-1 isoform X1; translation: MSHPWNHPRMEKSTKIFVSAVLLAMSVGICLAQHWSYGLQPGGKRSTEDLMESFQEMAAQMDSLGELQKVGCTGSQQRARSRELQEAMESLMEGEARPKKI
- the GNRH1 gene encoding progonadoliberin-1 isoform X2 → MEKSTKIFVSAVLLAMSVGICLAQHWSYGLQPGGKRSTEDLMESFQEMAAQMDSLGELQKVGCTGSQQRARSRELQEAMESLMEGEARPKKI